GCGGTCATTTCGGTAGCTGGGTTAAAGGCTAATTTACAACTCGCCCAAGAGGCGGGATTAGCCACCCGACAAGGCATAGTCGTCAATGCTCAACTGCAAACGTCAGCCAATAATGTTTATGCTCTGGGGGACTGTGCTGAGATAGAGGGACAGGTGAAGGCCTATTTACAACCCATTTTACTGAGCGCCAACACCTTAGCTAAGGTATTACAGGGTCAAAGCGCCGAACTTAAGCTGCCCCCCATGTTAGTTAAGGTGAAAACACCTCTGCTACCTATCCAACTCTCCGGACAAACCGTGAGGAATATCAAGCACTGGCAAACCCAGTTTGATGAACTAGGCAGTATTACTAAGGCCTATAACGACAAAAATGAAATGGTTGGCTTTATTGTCACCCAAGAGCATATGAAACAGGCATTTCCCCTATTGCGAGAATTAAGCAGTGCCGTTTAAATGTGCTAATTAGCCAGTTCAACTCAATAAACACGTGCCACTTTACCTATTTATAGATAGAAGGATTTTATTATGAGCCATAAACGTATTCCAGCAAATTGGACAATCCAACGCTCTACAGCATTTTTCACTAAGGAAAATGTACCCAGCGCCCTGCTTAAACACCACAATACGGCCCGGGGTGTCTTCGGACAATTATGTGTCATGGAAGGGACAGTGACTTACTTTGGTTTTGCCAACGAGCAAGCCATGGAGCACGAAGTCAAAGTGGTGATTAATGCCGGACAGTTTGCCACTAGTCCACCACAATATTGGCACCGTATCGAACTCAGTGACAATGCCCAATTCAATATCAATTTCTGGTCTGACAAAAGCCAGTAAGCTTAGCCACTAGTCCAGCATGATATAGACACAG
This portion of the Shewanella violacea DSS12 genome encodes:
- a CDS encoding DUF1971 domain-containing protein gives rise to the protein MSHKRIPANWTIQRSTAFFTKENVPSALLKHHNTARGVFGQLCVMEGTVTYFGFANEQAMEHEVKVVINAGQFATSPPQYWHRIELSDNAQFNINFWSDKSQ